From one Rhodamnia argentea isolate NSW1041297 chromosome 1, ASM2092103v1, whole genome shotgun sequence genomic stretch:
- the LOC115743272 gene encoding 1-aminocyclopropane-1-carboxylate oxidase homolog 3-like, with product MVKATLALADMRRAALTSPSEDDTHRPRRGLPSLEDNSNFDMYQSRQLIGGRTCTAFLLPALPHRKRSQPLVEMDIMLEYQKQVTKVGLLLFELLSEALGMKPSHLKDRDPACPELELSRGTTKHQKDHFLTVLLQDQIGGFQALHEDQWLNIERPIQELRAQRLASRVRLRISVASFFTMYMQPSSKFYRPTKELLSENNLPKYRETTARDYTYYFNMKGLARKSALPHFRL from the exons ATGGTGAAGGCAACCCTTGCCCTTGCCGATATGCGAAGGGCTGCCCTCACCAGCCCAAGCGAGGACGACACTCACCGGCCTAGGCGTGGGCTGCCCTCGCTTGAGGACAATAGCAACTTCGATATGTATCAGTCAAGGCAGCTGATTGGAGGGAGAACATGTACTGCCTTCTTGCTCCCGGCTCTCCCCCATAGGAAGAGATCCCAGCCGCTTGTAGAGAT GGACATCATGCTAGAGTACCAAAAGCAAGTGACCAAGGTGGGGCTCTTGCTGTTTGAGCTGCTATCAGAGGCCCTAGGGATGAAGCCAAGCCACCTCAAGGACAGAGACCCTGCATGCCCTGAGCTTGAGCTGAGCAGGGGCACAACCAAGCACCAGAAAGATCATTTCCTCACTGTGCTCCTCCAGGATCAAATTGGTGGCTTCCAAGCCCTCCACGAGGATCAGTGG CTTAATATTGAGCGACCAATTCAAGAGCTTCGAGCACAGCGCCTGGCGAGCCGGGTCAGATTGAGGATCTCGGTGGCCAGCTTCTTCACCATGTACATGCAGCCATCATCGAAATTCTACAGGCCCACCAAGGAATTGCTTTCGGAGAACAATCTTCCCAAGTACAGAGAAACCACGGCGAGGGACTACACATACTACTTCAACATGAAAGGGCTTGCCCGCAAATCGGCTCTGCCACACTTCAGGCTTTGA